A single genomic interval of Geotrypetes seraphini chromosome 1, aGeoSer1.1, whole genome shotgun sequence harbors:
- the LOC117364633 gene encoding probable N-acetyltransferase camello, with the protein MSDYHIRRYKDSDYEAVRTIFVDGLIEHIPNGTFSVLKNPRMHFLIFFVFLTMLICSKSFLFSVLAIAVLFAAVWRFIHIEFYNYIDHSLRDDLLDIQKSYMENDDSCFWVAESNGVVVGMVGANLHRNHDEEPKIELKRMSVKTCFRRGGVAKALCKTVLSFARQRGYNAVILQTTQIQYAAQKLYESLGFKKLYELPLPSYFGKLLHICVFCYRYDIKPEVK; encoded by the coding sequence ATGAGTGATTACCACATTCGACGATACAAAGACTCCGACTATGAAGCAGTACGGACCATATTTGTAGATGGGCTGATTGAACACATTCCAAATGGAACGTTCTCTGTTCTGAAAAATCCTAGAATGCATTTTCTCATCTTCTTCGTGTTCCTCACAATGCTTATATGTTCCAAATCTTTCCTCTTTTCTGTTCTGGCTATTGCTGTTCTTTTTGCTGCAGTTTGGCGTTTTATACATATTGAGTTCTACAATTACATAGACCACAGTTTAAGAGATGACCTTTTGGACATACAGAAGTCCTACATGGAGAATGATGACTCCTGCTTCTGGGTGGCAGAATCTAATGGAGTTGTTGTAGGCATGGTGGGGGCCAACCTTCACAGAAATCATGATGAAGAGCCCAAAATTGAGCTGAAGCGTATGTCAGTAAAGACATGCTTCCGCAGGGGAGGTGTCGCTAAAGCTTTGTGCAAAACAGTCCTAAGCTTTGCTCGGCAGCGAGGCTATAATGCAGTGATTTTGCAAACCACTCAAATACAATATGCCGCTCAAAAGCTATATGAGAGTTTAGGATTTAAGAAACTCTATGAATTACCATTGCCATCATACTTTGGAAAGCTACTACATATTTGTGTATTTTGTTACAGATATGATATCAAGCCAGAAGTCAAGTAA
- the LOC117364626 gene encoding probable N-acetyltransferase camello yields MLEVIMSDYHIRQYIDFDYEAVRKIFVDGQLEHIPNGTFSVLKNPRMHFLIFFVFLTVLICSKSFLFSFLAIALLLAAAWHFIHAVFHDYVDHSLRDDLLNIQKSYMENEDSCFWVAESNDVVIGMVGAQLHRNHDGEPKIQLKHMCVKKCYRKGGVAKALCRTVLSFARQRGYNAVILETTQIQYAAQRLYENLGFKKLYELPLPSCFGKLLHVCVFYYRYDIKPEVK; encoded by the coding sequence aTGTTAGAAGTGATCATGAGTGATTACCACATTCGACAATATATAGACTTTGACTATGAAGCAGTGCGGAAAATATTTGTAGATGGGCAATTAGAACACATTCCAAATGGAACGTTCTCTGTTCTGAAGAATCCTAGAATGCATTTTCTCATCTTCTTCGTGTTCCTCACAGTGCTTATATGTTCCAAatctttcctcttttcttttctgGCCATTGCTCTCCTTTTAGCTGCAGCTTGGCATTTTATACATGCTGTGTTCCATGACTACGTAGACCACAGTTTAAGAGATGACCTTTTGAACATACAGAAGTCCTACATGGAGAATGAGGACTCCTGCTTCTGGGTGGCAGAATCTAATGACGTTGTTATAGGCATGGTGGGGGCCCAACTTCACAGAAATCATGATGGAGAGCCCAAGATCCAGCTGAAACATATGTGTGTGAAGAAGTGCTACCGCAAGGGAGGTGTTGCCAAAGCTTTGTGCAGAACAGTCCTAAGTTTTGCTCGGCAGCGTGGCTATAATGCAGTGATCTTGGAAACCACTCAAATCCAGTATGCCGCTCAAAGGCTCTATGAGAATTTGGGATTTAAGAAACTCTATGAATTACCATTACCATCGTGCTTTGGAAAGCTACTACATGTTTGTGTATTTTATTACAGATACGATATCAAGCCAGAAGTCAAGTAA